A single Vigna radiata var. radiata cultivar VC1973A chromosome 8, Vradiata_ver6, whole genome shotgun sequence DNA region contains:
- the LOC106771244 gene encoding transcription factor bHLH149, with the protein MESFQPNVDSSNSETLRESNQKKRRKIGDHAADHNSANAVPWRSEAEQRIYSRRLVEALRRTPSSVARPSAAGQVRETADRILAATARGRTRWSRAILGRWRKLRTQHKKAKKTSSTGLKRTRINGGERRNRLPAVQKKARVLSRLVPGCRKVSFPNLLEEATDYISALEMQVRTMTALAELLSGGAAAGLDGGALS; encoded by the coding sequence ATGGAGTCTTTTCAGCCCAACGTAGATTCAAGTAATTCAGAAACGTTGCGAGAATCTAATCAAAAGAAGCGCAGGAAAATCGGAGACCACGCCGCCGATCACAATTCCGCCAACGCTGTCCCTTGGAGATCCGAGGCGGAGCAACGGATCTACTCTCGCCGCCTCGTCGAGGCTCTCCGCCGGACTCCATCATCGGTGGCCAGGCCATCGGCCGCCGGCCAGGTGCGCGAGACGGCCGACCGAATTCTCGCCGCCACCGCAAGAGGCCGAACGCGGTGGAGCCGCGCGATTCTCGGCCGGTGGAGGAAGCTCCGCACGCAGCACAAGAAGGCGAAGAAGACATCGTCCACCGGATTGAAGAGAACGAGGATCAACGGCGGAGAGAGGAGGAACCGGTTACCGGCTGTGCAGAAGAAAGCGCGCGTTCTCAGCCGGTTGGTTCCCGGTTGCCGGAAGGTCTCGTTCCCAAACCTTCTGGAAGAAGCCACGGACTATATCTCCGCCTTGGAGATGCAAGTGCGAACCATGACGGCTCTAGCAGAATTACTCTCTGGCGGCGCTGCGGCTGGTCTCGACGGTGGCGCGTTGAGTTGA
- the LOC106769874 gene encoding uncharacterized protein LOC106769874, which translates to MGMAWLQIQRIITKGGVNLSSTLPHSMPCSSSRFFSKSSPYVAKVGILEFLNGIGKGVESHVPKLESEIGDFQKLLVTRTLKLKKLGIPCKHRKLILKYTHKYRLGLWRPRVESIKA; encoded by the exons atggGAATGGCATGGTTGCAGATACAGAGAATCATCACCAAAGGAGGTGTTAATTTGAGTTCAACACTTCCACACTCTATGCCTTGTTCTTCTTCTAGATTCTTCTCTAAATCGTCCCCCTACGTTG CGAAGGTTGGAATACTAGAGTTTTTAAACGGAATTGGGAAAGGGGTTGAGTCCCACGTTCCCAAGCTCGAATCCGAAATCGGAGATTTCCAGAAGCTTCTTGTCACTCGCACCCTCAAGCTCAAGAAGCTCGGTATTCCTTGCAAACAT AGAAAGTTAATATTGAAATACACACACAAGTACAGGCTGGGATTATGGAGGCCACGTGTTGAGTCCATCAAAGCTTGA